A genomic stretch from Candidatus Hydrogenisulfobacillus filiaventi includes:
- a CDS encoding protein of unknown function (Evidence 5 : Unknown function), with translation MDEPGPDATPFRVFPKRLLRHDRARAALDAVLQATRDQGSLAPRWTRPALMPPPRRSLPGRAGCRRPFGGCCWPGGNRTPSRSSQSSTTRVGHHRGAPLHAGGGWDPAPRGPDRL, from the coding sequence GTGGACGAGCCTGGGCCGGATGCGACCCCCTTTCGGGTCTTCCCGAAACGGCTACTCCGCCACGACCGGGCCCGCGCCGCGTTGGATGCCGTGCTGCAGGCGACCCGGGACCAGGGCTCGCTGGCCCCGCGGTGGACACGGCCTGCATTGATGCCACCGCCGCGGCGGTCCCTGCCCGGGCGGGCCGGGTGCCGAAGGCCCTTCGGCGGGTGCTGCTGGCCTGGCGGAAACAGGACCCCCTCACGGTCCAGCCAGTCGTCCACGACCCGGGTGGGCCACCACCGTGGCGCCCCGCTGCACGCCGGTGGGGGATGGGATCCGGCCCCCCGCGGGCCAGACCGCCTATGA
- a CDS encoding conserved protein of unknown function (Evidence 4 : Unknown function but conserved in other organisms) has protein sequence MKRVLVVAGVWPWPPDQGDRVRLAGILGVLTRRAAVTLAAPPGPEPAPVPLEVVALPVRRRPLMALLHAGCPAAVGLRWDPALTRQVAALAGAADAVWVYGLGATAWLPPKPVQVPAVVDLVDALDRYYLGRWRHTGSPLWAWEAWKTRRWQARLARRWMLNVVSPADRAVLPGWARVWVTGNGCGAAGPPGSRNPEPGRAVTVGHWRYPPNAGGLRWFLRAVWPRVRRRVPGAVLDVVGKGAPGWAAGPGVRVRGWVPDLAAVYAAARVAVAPVLEGSGVKNKVLEALCHGVPVVTTPVGAEGLPSGPGLWVREGTEAWEEAVATALTTPELPVPVPPPSWEAALAPLVEALLGAAGEG, from the coding sequence GTGAAGCGGGTGCTGGTGGTGGCGGGGGTCTGGCCCTGGCCGCCCGACCAGGGGGACCGGGTGCGGCTGGCCGGCATCCTGGGCGTGCTCACCCGGCGGGCGGCGGTCACCCTGGCCGCCCCGCCGGGCCCGGAACCGGCCCCGGTGCCCCTGGAGGTGGTGGCCCTCCCGGTACGGCGCCGGCCTCTCATGGCCCTGCTGCATGCGGGATGTCCGGCGGCGGTCGGGCTCCGGTGGGACCCGGCCCTCACCCGCCAGGTGGCGGCCCTGGCCGGGGCAGCCGACGCCGTGTGGGTGTACGGGCTCGGGGCCACGGCGTGGCTGCCCCCGAAGCCCGTGCAGGTTCCAGCGGTGGTGGACCTGGTCGACGCCCTCGACCGCTACTATCTTGGGCGGTGGCGACACACCGGGAGCCCCCTCTGGGCCTGGGAGGCCTGGAAGACCCGCCGCTGGCAGGCGCGCCTGGCCCGGCGGTGGATGCTCAATGTGGTGAGCCCGGCCGACCGCGCTGTCCTGCCCGGCTGGGCGCGGGTATGGGTGACCGGGAACGGCTGCGGGGCCGCCGGCCCGCCGGGGAGCCGGAACCCGGAGCCAGGCCGCGCGGTCACGGTGGGGCACTGGCGCTACCCGCCCAACGCCGGCGGACTCCGCTGGTTCCTACGCGCCGTCTGGCCCCGGGTGCGCCGGCGCGTGCCCGGGGCCGTGCTCGACGTGGTGGGAAAGGGCGCGCCGGGCTGGGCGGCCGGACCGGGGGTGCGGGTGCGGGGCTGGGTGCCGGACCTGGCGGCGGTCTACGCCGCCGCCCGGGTAGCGGTGGCGCCCGTCCTGGAGGGCAGCGGGGTGAAGAACAAGGTGCTGGAGGCGCTGTGCCACGGCGTCCCGGTGGTGACCACCCCGGTGGGGGCCGAGGGTCTCCCGTCGGGGCCGGGCCTATGGGTGCGGGAAGGCACCGAAGCATGGGAGGAAGCCGTGGCCACGGCCCTGACCACGCCGGAGCTGCCCGTACCCGTGCCGCCGCCCTCCTGGGAGGCGGCCCTGGCCCCCCTGGTGGAGGCCCTCCTGGGTGCGGCCGGGGAGGGGTAA
- the spsJ gene encoding dTDP-glucose 4,6-dehydratase (Evidence 2a : Function from experimental evidences in other organisms; PubMedId : 22960854; Product type e : enzyme), whose protein sequence is MRLLVTGGLGFIGSNLVRWILQQHPDVELVNVDAETYAGNPANLADLLPHPRYRGVRADVADRATMRALFHDWHPEAVVHLAAESHVDRSLQDATPFLRTNVEGTQVLLDAARETGVGRFVYVSTDEVYGSLGPTGVFTETSPLAPRSPYAVSKAAGDLLAQAAYHTWRQPVIITRCSNNYGPYQYPEKFIPLVILNALEGQPIPLYGDGQQVRDWIHVEDHVRGLWPALTRGTPGRVYNLSARNEQPNRAVAETILALLGADPALLRTVRDRPGHDRRYALDPSRAEQELGFAPRIPWREGLRQTIAWYHQHTAWWRAIREREDYQNYYQQQYG, encoded by the coding sequence ATGCGGTTGTTGGTCACCGGCGGGCTCGGATTCATCGGCAGTAATCTGGTGCGCTGGATCCTCCAGCAACACCCCGACGTCGAGCTGGTCAACGTGGATGCGGAGACCTATGCCGGCAACCCCGCCAACCTGGCGGACCTCCTGCCCCATCCCCGGTACCGCGGCGTCCGGGCGGACGTGGCGGACCGGGCAACCATGCGGGCCCTCTTCCACGACTGGCACCCGGAGGCGGTGGTCCACCTGGCGGCGGAATCCCATGTCGACCGGAGCCTCCAGGATGCCACCCCCTTCCTGCGCACCAACGTGGAGGGCACCCAGGTGCTGCTAGACGCCGCCCGGGAGACGGGGGTGGGGCGGTTTGTCTACGTGTCCACCGACGAGGTCTACGGCAGCCTGGGCCCGACGGGGGTGTTCACCGAGACCAGCCCCCTCGCCCCCCGCAGCCCCTATGCCGTGAGCAAGGCGGCGGGGGACCTGCTGGCCCAGGCGGCCTACCACACCTGGCGGCAGCCGGTGATCATCACCCGGTGTTCCAACAATTACGGGCCCTATCAGTATCCGGAGAAGTTCATCCCCCTGGTGATCCTGAACGCCCTCGAAGGCCAGCCCATCCCCCTGTACGGCGATGGCCAGCAGGTCCGGGACTGGATCCACGTAGAGGATCACGTGCGGGGCCTCTGGCCGGCGCTCACCCGCGGCACCCCGGGCCGAGTCTACAACCTGAGCGCCCGCAACGAACAGCCCAACCGGGCCGTGGCCGAGACCATCCTGGCGCTGCTGGGGGCGGATCCGGCCCTGCTCCGGACCGTACGGGACCGCCCCGGCCATGACCGCCGCTATGCCCTGGACCCCAGCCGAGCGGAACAGGAGCTGGGCTTCGCCCCCCGCATCCCCTGGCGGGAGGGCCTCCGGCAGACCATTGCCTGGTACCACCAGCACACTGCCTGGTGGCGCGCTATCCGGGAACGGGAGGACTACCAGAACTACTACCAACAGCAGTACGGCTAG
- a CDS encoding protein of unknown function (Evidence 5 : Unknown function), which yields MAPRCTPVGDGIRPPAGQTAYDRAVADAAARLGAVPAPTDRSPALAEAVASRERIGAERVDAGGQLQDPGVTATEPDARRGAKGRNRHWTGYKATVVEDPATELLFNIPIPPGNVPDDQVLPAALEGVTGTPVEVLGDWAYGTRRNRRWDRDRRIRLVAPRKGQGRGRVIGRILQPADRARRAQGERKHAEGVRWHGFRQARYVGWAKVPRQAYRTAAWAHRKRRASLLRTPAPQPAAAEGPRLPGRPRNPRKLAPGGLKRQPIRVRSPENPPSGGPEASPGHAVSYLAFSLYRPKSTATRPFV from the coding sequence GTGGCGCCCCGCTGCACGCCGGTGGGGGATGGGATCCGGCCCCCCGCGGGCCAGACCGCCTATGACCGGGCGGTGGCCGACGCCGCAGCCCGGCTCGGCGCCGTACCGGCGCCCACGGACCGGAGCCCGGCCCTGGCGGAGGCGGTCGCCAGCCGGGAACGGATCGGGGCGGAACGGGTGGACGCCGGCGGGCAGCTCCAGGATCCGGGGGTGACCGCCACCGAACCCGACGCCCGCCGGGGCGCCAAGGGCCGGAACCGGCACTGGACGGGCTATAAGGCCACCGTGGTCGAGGACCCTGCCACGGAGCTCCTCTTCAATATCCCCATCCCGCCGGGAAACGTGCCCGACGACCAGGTCCTGCCGGCAGCGCTGGAGGGCGTGACCGGGACGCCGGTCGAAGTCTTGGGGGACTGGGCCTACGGCACCCGCCGCAACCGGCGGTGGGACCGGGACCGGCGCATCCGGCTGGTCGCGCCCCGCAAGGGCCAGGGCCGGGGACGGGTCATCGGGCGGATCCTGCAACCGGCGGACCGGGCCCGGCGGGCCCAGGGGGAACGGAAGCACGCGGAAGGGGTGCGGTGGCACGGATTCCGGCAGGCCCGGTATGTGGGATGGGCCAAGGTGCCACGGCAGGCGTATCGGACGGCAGCATGGGCCCACCGGAAGCGCCGGGCCAGCCTGCTGCGGACTCCAGCACCCCAGCCGGCGGCCGCCGAAGGCCCCCGTCTGCCCGGACGGCCCCGGAACCCCCGGAAACTGGCCCCGGGAGGCCTGAAAAGGCAACCAATCCGAGTCCGGAGCCCGGAAAACCCGCCTTCCGGCGGGCCGGAGGCCAGCCCCGGACACGCGGTCAGTTATTTAGCCTTCTCTTTGTATAGGCCAAAATCAACCGCCACCCGCCCTTTTGTTTAA
- a CDS encoding putative Glycosyltransferase family 1 protein (Evidence 3 : Putative function from multiple computational evidences) — MHVVQVITSAAWGGAQQHVYDLARALRRRGHSVTVVYGVPGPLADRLAAAGIPALSEPALGRLLVPWRDGRALAALVRLLRALAPDVIHAHSSKAGALVRLAAPRLPAPVVYTVHGLVYQNARMPAWKRAFYHSVEAALLPRAAAVIAVSRADLAELERLQGGRDRPLLAYIPNGIDPARFPVDPPLPDAPVFGTVARFVPEKALDVLVEAFARVRARWPEARLLLVGDGPGRPELERRIRRLGLEAAVEFPGYQPDPLPWLLRMRVFVLSSVKEGAPYTLLEALALRRLVVATAVGAIPDLLRGRAGAGLVPPGDVSALAEAMSEVVGLEASWALMVPTTDAMVEACLAMYHAVREHTDINPGM, encoded by the coding sequence ATGCACGTGGTCCAGGTCATCACCTCCGCCGCCTGGGGCGGGGCCCAGCAGCACGTGTACGACCTGGCCCGGGCCCTCCGGCGGCGGGGGCACTCGGTAACCGTGGTCTACGGGGTGCCGGGTCCCTTGGCGGACCGCCTGGCGGCGGCAGGGATCCCGGCCCTGTCCGAGCCGGCCCTGGGCCGGCTGCTGGTGCCTTGGCGGGACGGCCGCGCCCTGGCGGCGCTGGTCCGGCTCCTCCGGGCCCTGGCGCCCGACGTCATCCATGCCCACAGCTCCAAGGCCGGGGCGCTGGTGCGCCTGGCGGCTCCGCGCCTGCCGGCGCCGGTGGTGTATACAGTACATGGCTTGGTCTATCAAAACGCACGAATGCCGGCCTGGAAGCGGGCGTTTTACCACTCGGTCGAGGCCGCCCTCCTGCCGCGGGCGGCGGCGGTCATCGCGGTTTCCCGGGCAGACCTGGCGGAGCTGGAGCGCCTCCAGGGCGGTCGAGACCGCCCGCTCCTCGCCTATATCCCCAACGGGATTGACCCGGCCCGGTTTCCGGTCGATCCGCCCCTTCCGGACGCGCCGGTGTTCGGCACCGTGGCCCGCTTCGTGCCCGAGAAAGCTCTGGACGTGCTGGTGGAGGCCTTTGCCCGGGTGCGGGCCCGCTGGCCGGAGGCGCGTCTCCTCCTGGTGGGGGATGGGCCGGGACGGCCTGAGCTCGAACGGCGCATCCGGCGACTCGGACTGGAGGCGGCGGTAGAATTCCCCGGCTATCAACCTGATCCCCTCCCCTGGCTCCTCCGCATGCGGGTATTTGTTCTCTCCTCGGTGAAGGAAGGCGCCCCCTATACCCTGTTGGAGGCCTTGGCCCTCCGACGCCTGGTTGTGGCCACGGCCGTTGGTGCGATCCCGGATCTTCTCCGGGGCCGGGCAGGGGCCGGCCTCGTCCCTCCCGGCGATGTTTCCGCATTGGCTGAGGCGATGTCAGAAGTGGTAGGGCTGGAGGCAAGTTGGGCATTGATGGTGCCCACAACAGACGCCATGGTTGAGGCCTGTCTGGCTATGTATCACGCGGTAAGGGAACATACTGACATCAACCCGGGAATGTAG
- a CDS encoding UDP-galactopyranose mutase: MYDLVIVGAGLTGGTLARCFAEAGRRVLVVEKRSHIGGNAYDEADDHGVLVHRYGPHIFHTNDEAVWKFLSRFTRWRPYTHRVLARVQDRLVPFPINRRTLVMLYGEEALNKGVKAFLDARRIPLAHPRNAEEQVLAAVGPELYEWFFRDYTRKQWGRLPRDLSPLVTARIPVRDNDDDRYFTDRFQAMPAEGYHAMFRRLFDHPNITVWLNTSWNDVSEEVHFRRLIYTGPIDAFFDHIFGPLPYRSLKFQWKHHEEPTVQPVATINEPAHPVFTRTTEFKHMTGQVHPGTTVVAEIPAADGDPYYPIPAPDTNDRRARYLAEASHLSAVRFFGRLGQYRYFNMDQVVAEALEGFRALRAEGW; this comes from the coding sequence GTGTACGATCTGGTCATAGTTGGAGCCGGGCTCACGGGAGGCACCCTGGCTCGATGCTTTGCCGAGGCTGGGAGACGCGTCTTGGTGGTTGAAAAGCGGTCTCACATCGGGGGAAATGCGTACGACGAGGCAGACGATCATGGTGTTCTTGTGCATCGTTACGGTCCCCATATTTTTCACACCAACGATGAAGCGGTTTGGAAGTTTCTGTCCCGGTTTACCCGTTGGCGGCCGTACACTCACCGGGTGCTGGCCAGGGTCCAGGATCGGCTTGTACCCTTTCCGATAAATCGGCGTACGCTTGTCATGCTTTACGGGGAAGAGGCTCTCAATAAAGGCGTTAAGGCCTTTCTGGATGCCCGCCGTATCCCATTAGCGCATCCCCGCAATGCGGAGGAACAAGTGTTGGCGGCTGTCGGGCCGGAACTTTATGAGTGGTTTTTCCGGGACTACACCCGGAAACAGTGGGGACGGTTGCCGCGTGATCTCTCTCCTTTGGTGACGGCCCGGATCCCAGTTCGCGACAATGATGACGACCGTTATTTCACGGACCGGTTTCAGGCCATGCCTGCAGAAGGCTATCATGCGATGTTTCGACGGCTATTTGACCATCCGAACATTACGGTATGGCTGAACACTTCATGGAACGACGTGTCCGAAGAAGTACACTTTCGGCGCCTGATTTACACAGGTCCTATTGATGCCTTCTTCGACCACATCTTTGGCCCGCTACCATACCGCTCACTGAAGTTCCAATGGAAACACCATGAAGAGCCGACGGTGCAACCGGTGGCCACCATCAATGAGCCCGCCCATCCGGTTTTTACCCGCACTACGGAATTTAAGCATATGACAGGACAGGTGCATCCGGGCACTACGGTCGTGGCTGAAATACCTGCCGCTGACGGCGACCCCTATTATCCCATTCCGGCTCCTGACACCAATGACCGCCGGGCCCGGTACCTCGCTGAAGCCTCCCATCTAAGTGCTGTTAGATTTTTCGGGCGCTTGGGCCAGTATCGGTATTTTAACATGGATCAGGTTGTCGCCGAGGCACTTGAGGGCTTTCGGGCCCTGAGAGCTGAGGGTTGGTGA
- a CDS encoding protein of unknown function (Evidence 5 : Unknown function), whose amino-acid sequence MRRSVNVSQRSLLQIREVSIRTI is encoded by the coding sequence TTGCGTCGGTCCGTGAACGTATCACAGCGGTCCCTGTTGCAGATACGCGAGGTTTCTATCCGGACCATCTAA
- a CDS encoding protein of unknown function (Evidence 5 : Unknown function), with protein MFQEPCSRVRDRKSPTLSSQGPKALKCLGDNLIHVKIPILAQAPEKSNST; from the coding sequence GTGTTCCAGGAACCCTGCAGCCGGGTCCGTGACCGTAAGTCACCAACCCTCAGCTCTCAGGGCCCGAAAGCCCTCAAGTGCCTCGGCGACAACCTGATCCATGTTAAAATACCGATACTGGCCCAAGCGCCCGAAAAATCTAACAGCACTTAG
- a CDS encoding transposase, translating to MAAVSVDLDELVRKMGADPEFLRQTLEWLLQQLMEVEVRERIGADRYDRTPDRTTYRNGHRPRDGDTRLGTLHLAIPKLRQGSYFPGFLEPRKRSEHALVSVIQEAYVNGVSTRKVDQLVQALGLEGVSKSTVSRVAQELDARITAFRERPLTGRYPYVWLDARYVKVRDGDRVFSMALVVAIGIRETGERAVLGFDCGWSEEAAFWTDFLRRLRARGLNGVLLVISDAHQGLQHAIQTVFQGVMWQRCRVHFLRNLLSTVPRSAQAMVAALVRTIFAQATQADARLPRQAVSEQLRSRFPAAATLLADAAEDILAYMAFPPEHWRQLHSTNPLERLNRELARRCDVVGIFPNAAAVLRLAGAVLLEQQDEWATAPRRYFSQTSMEKLQPRYQTALTAANGAR from the coding sequence ATGGCTGCTGTTAGTGTGGATCTGGATGAGTTGGTGCGCAAGATGGGCGCGGACCCCGAGTTTTTGCGGCAAACGCTCGAATGGCTCCTGCAGCAACTCATGGAGGTCGAGGTTCGCGAGCGGATTGGCGCGGACCGCTATGACCGCACCCCCGACCGCACCACGTACCGGAATGGGCATCGGCCCCGCGATGGGGACACCCGGCTTGGCACCCTGCATCTGGCCATCCCCAAGCTGCGTCAGGGAAGTTATTTTCCAGGCTTCCTGGAGCCCCGGAAGCGCAGCGAACACGCGTTGGTGTCGGTCATCCAGGAAGCCTATGTCAACGGGGTCAGCACCCGGAAGGTCGACCAACTGGTGCAGGCGCTCGGACTGGAGGGGGTGAGCAAAAGCACGGTGTCCCGGGTCGCCCAGGAGCTCGATGCCCGCATCACGGCCTTCCGGGAGCGACCGCTCACCGGCCGGTATCCCTATGTGTGGCTCGATGCCCGCTACGTGAAAGTCCGGGACGGGGACCGGGTCTTCAGCATGGCGCTCGTGGTGGCGATCGGCATTCGCGAGACGGGTGAGCGGGCGGTCCTCGGCTTCGACTGCGGCTGGAGTGAAGAGGCCGCCTTCTGGACGGACTTTCTGCGGCGTCTCCGGGCGCGGGGCTTAAACGGGGTCCTCTTGGTCATCAGCGATGCCCACCAGGGCCTCCAGCACGCCATCCAGACGGTGTTCCAGGGTGTGATGTGGCAGCGGTGCCGCGTGCATTTCCTGCGGAATCTCCTGAGCACGGTGCCCCGCTCCGCGCAGGCCATGGTGGCCGCCCTCGTCCGGACGATCTTCGCCCAAGCGACGCAGGCGGACGCCCGACTGCCACGGCAGGCCGTGAGCGAGCAGTTGCGCTCCCGGTTCCCCGCGGCGGCCACGCTGCTCGCGGACGCGGCTGAGGACATCCTGGCCTACATGGCCTTCCCGCCCGAACACTGGCGGCAACTCCACTCGACCAATCCGTTGGAGCGGCTCAACCGGGAGCTGGCCCGGCGGTGCGACGTCGTCGGGATCTTCCCGAATGCCGCTGCGGTGCTCCGTTTGGCTGGCGCCGTCCTCCTCGAGCAGCAAGACGAGTGGGCCACCGCGCCCCGGCGGTACTTCAGCCAGACGTCGATGGAGAAGCTGCAGCCCCGCTACCAGACGGCCTTGACAGCCGCTAACGGGGCTCGCTAA
- a CDS encoding protein of unknown function (Evidence 5 : Unknown function), which translates to MISKSDIYPEMSEELGDLLRFSQKRYGVRLII; encoded by the coding sequence GTGATATCGAAGTCCGATATTTACCCCGAAATGTCGGAGGAGCTGGGGGATTTGCTGCGCTTCAGTCAGAAGCGATACGGCGTCAGGTTGATTATTTGA
- a CDS encoding protein of unknown function (Evidence 5 : Unknown function), producing the protein MSSLDNCILHSASICAKSTRQDQFYWNIDLSGELVKCLDKTNQIFSRLHRCQAKDQPLVAIRLAGYIIRQLDHRWNYSNLGGPNVKPRYHLCRYIRRHCHNFMRAADS; encoded by the coding sequence GTGTCGAGCTTGGACAATTGCATCCTCCACTCGGCGAGTATCTGCGCCAAGTCTACCCGCCAGGACCAATTTTACTGGAACATCGACCTGAGTGGCGAACTGGTCAAATGCCTGGATAAGACGAACCAGATTTTTTCTAGGCTCCACCGATGCCAGGCTAAGGATCAGCCGTTGGTGGCAATCCGGCTTGCGGGATATATCATCCGGCAACTCGATCACAGGTGGAATTACAGTAACCTTGGTGGGCCTAATGTTAAACCGCGATACCACCTCTGCCGCTATATCCGGAGACACTGTCACAACTTTATGCGCGCGGCGGATAGCTGA